A window from Corynebacterium singulare encodes these proteins:
- a CDS encoding glycosyltransferase yields MTANNSAAYEPVQRILLPKRGEPVDVRMLYLIESEQNRERLSWNDRTSVTIPAGEEASFETYFNAFPAAYWRRWSQLKSIILSMDVEGEANISLYRSKQDGQRIAVANHVVTTGHHEFELPLKNFEDGGLLWFDASAVEDTTLVDAAWCAPHAPNPQLLPDGSEYPAQEKRVAVGIPTFNRPTDAVAALQALAEDPVVDGIIDYVLMPDQGNQHPADEPGYDDAVAHFGERFREFRQGNLGGSGGYSRIMFEALENTDSPYILYMDDDIAIEPDSILRAVQAARYAAKPIIVGGEMLNLQERSQLRTTGERVNRADFMWGAAEHAVYDHDFAKYPLRAIGTKESRLDPKKYDSRALHRRIDVEYNGWWMCLFPRIVAETNGQPLPLFIKWDDTEYSLRAAANGFPTVTWPGAAIWHMAWADKDDAIDWQAYFHLRNRLIVAALYHEGDPRGITRSIFKSTLKHTMCMEYSTMAIQLEAMKDFLAGPDRLFDILESSLPRIAEIRKGYSDAVIIESADQLPAPTGAPGVPTRNIGGRLGKLKKIPWLLKSAKHLVSKEDPAHHEAPQLNLTPEEARWFTLSRVDSATVSTAGGTGVAFRKRDRDLAKELVQSTRELLKEIEDNFDALRAEYRAALPELTSRESWRKVFDAQ; encoded by the coding sequence GTGACTGCCAACAATTCTGCTGCGTACGAACCCGTACAGCGCATCCTGCTGCCGAAGCGCGGCGAGCCGGTCGACGTCCGCATGCTCTACCTCATTGAGTCGGAGCAAAACCGTGAGCGCCTCAGCTGGAACGACCGCACCTCCGTGACCATCCCGGCGGGCGAGGAAGCTTCCTTCGAGACCTACTTCAACGCCTTCCCGGCCGCGTACTGGCGCCGCTGGTCCCAGCTCAAGTCCATCATCCTCAGCATGGACGTTGAGGGCGAGGCCAATATTTCCCTTTATCGTTCCAAGCAGGACGGCCAGCGCATCGCGGTGGCCAACCACGTGGTGACCACCGGCCACCACGAGTTTGAGCTGCCGCTGAAGAACTTTGAGGACGGCGGCCTGCTGTGGTTTGATGCCTCGGCGGTTGAGGACACCACGCTTGTCGACGCCGCCTGGTGCGCCCCCCACGCCCCGAACCCGCAGCTCCTGCCGGACGGTAGCGAGTATCCGGCGCAGGAGAAGCGCGTCGCTGTGGGTATTCCAACCTTCAACCGCCCGACCGATGCCGTCGCCGCGCTGCAGGCGCTGGCAGAAGACCCGGTCGTGGACGGCATTATCGACTACGTCCTTATGCCGGACCAGGGCAACCAGCATCCGGCAGATGAGCCGGGCTACGACGACGCCGTGGCGCACTTCGGCGAGCGCTTCCGCGAATTCCGCCAGGGCAACCTGGGCGGCTCCGGCGGATACTCGCGCATCATGTTCGAAGCGCTGGAGAATACGGACTCGCCGTACATCCTGTACATGGATGATGACATCGCTATCGAGCCGGATTCCATCCTCCGTGCCGTTCAGGCGGCGCGTTATGCTGCGAAGCCCATCATCGTGGGCGGCGAGATGCTCAATCTGCAAGAGCGCTCGCAGCTGCGCACCACTGGCGAGCGTGTCAACCGCGCTGACTTCATGTGGGGCGCGGCCGAGCATGCCGTCTACGACCACGACTTTGCCAAGTACCCGCTGCGCGCCATCGGCACCAAGGAATCCCGCTTGGACCCGAAGAAGTATGACTCCCGCGCGCTGCACCGCCGCATTGATGTGGAATACAACGGCTGGTGGATGTGCCTCTTCCCGCGCATCGTGGCAGAGACCAACGGCCAGCCCCTGCCACTGTTCATCAAGTGGGATGACACCGAGTACTCCCTGCGCGCGGCCGCCAATGGCTTCCCCACGGTGACGTGGCCGGGCGCCGCCATCTGGCACATGGCCTGGGCGGATAAGGACGATGCCATCGACTGGCAGGCCTACTTCCACCTGCGCAACCGCCTTATCGTGGCGGCGCTCTACCACGAGGGCGACCCGCGCGGCATTACGCGCAGCATCTTCAAGTCCACCCTCAAGCACACCATGTGCATGGAGTACTCCACCATGGCCATCCAGCTTGAAGCCATGAAGGACTTCCTCGCCGGCCCGGACCGCCTCTTCGACATCCTGGAGTCTTCTCTTCCGCGCATCGCGGAGATCCGCAAGGGCTATTCCGATGCCGTCATCATCGAGTCCGCCGACCAGCTGCCCGCCCCGACGGGCGCGCCGGGAGTGCCCACCCGCAACATCGGCGGCCGCTTGGGCAAGCTCAAGAAGATCCCGTGGCTTCTCAAGTCTGCCAAGCACCTGGTGAGCAAGGAGGACCCGGCGCACCACGAGGCCCCGCAGCTCAACCTCACCCCGGAGGAGGCTCGCTGGTTCACGCTCTCCCGCGTTGATTCGGCGACTGTTTCCACCGCAGGTGGCACCGGCGTGGCCTTCCGCAAACGCGACCGCGACCTAGCCAAGGAACTGGTGCAGTCCACCCGCGAGCTGCTCAAGGAGATCGAGGACAACTTCGATGCTTTGCGCGCGGAATACCGCGCGGCCCTGCCGGAACTGACCTCCCGTGAGTCCTGGCGAAAGGTCTTCGATGCCCAGTAA
- a CDS encoding ABC transporter substrate-binding protein — protein MHRISISLSAVLLAPLIATSCSSPEPQTSTHNANTHIIDNCGYKVSVNVPVQRATTLEQGATDTLLLLGAKDQIAGYGHQKDAPPEAFDLEGIRELSPGVPNSEQLRDADTDFIYSPFALSWTTDSAGAREEWEKLGVSTYQSNVECPNMGDNVGKSKFDLIERDITELGMLFGREDAAKKLIEKQNRALETATQAPEGTTFMLLYSSIGGAPYVAGGPSIITEIGEASGMTNVFGDLSEEWPQVSWEAVAEANPDVILLADLPKRGEPGDKWQEKVDALEATPGTKEMEAVKSGKYIVVPGVATSAAGRSYEILEIVSESISDDLFSNKAR, from the coding sequence ATGCACCGCATCTCTATTTCCCTCTCAGCAGTTTTGCTCGCCCCACTTATTGCCACCTCATGCAGCAGCCCTGAGCCTCAGACGTCTACGCACAACGCTAACACCCACATCATCGATAACTGTGGCTACAAGGTCAGCGTCAACGTTCCTGTGCAACGCGCGACCACTTTAGAACAAGGTGCAACCGACACTCTGCTTCTTTTGGGAGCCAAGGACCAAATTGCCGGCTACGGCCACCAAAAAGACGCACCGCCGGAAGCTTTCGATCTGGAAGGGATTCGAGAGCTAAGCCCTGGAGTGCCCAATTCCGAACAACTGCGTGACGCCGACACAGACTTCATCTACTCCCCTTTTGCCCTCAGTTGGACAACCGATAGTGCCGGCGCACGTGAGGAATGGGAAAAACTCGGCGTGAGCACCTACCAATCCAATGTTGAATGCCCTAACATGGGCGACAACGTTGGCAAGTCCAAGTTCGATCTCATCGAACGAGACATCACGGAGCTCGGCATGCTTTTCGGCCGCGAGGATGCTGCCAAAAAACTCATAGAAAAACAGAACCGTGCGCTTGAGACAGCTACTCAAGCGCCTGAGGGGACCACGTTCATGCTGTTGTACTCTTCCATCGGAGGCGCGCCGTACGTGGCAGGTGGCCCATCCATCATTACCGAAATTGGCGAGGCCAGCGGCATGACTAACGTCTTTGGCGACTTATCCGAGGAATGGCCGCAGGTTTCCTGGGAGGCTGTGGCAGAGGCCAACCCAGACGTCATCTTGTTGGCAGACTTGCCTAAACGCGGCGAGCCCGGCGATAAGTGGCAAGAAAAGGTCGATGCCCTCGAAGCAACTCCTGGCACGAAAGAAATGGAAGCGGTCAAATCTGGAAAGTACATTGTCGTCCCTGGCGTGGCTACCTCGGCGGCAGGCCGCTCTTATGAAATTTTGGAAATTGTCTCCGAATCCATCTCCGACGACCTTTTTAGCAACAAGGCACGTTAA
- a CDS encoding FecCD family ABC transporter permease: protein MTLSLTMGSSSMTLAEFRGYIDPAYPRPSELRTSILTELRIPRVLMAAFVGAILAVCGVVMQAITHNDLAEPYLLGVSSGASTGAVVAILFSTWQYGIIVGAGIGALVSFLLLMLLLRHSAADATKVVLTGVLIGFLFQALTSLVVTASGNAESTRGIMFWLLGVLGAARWHTLAAVIVVGTIGMVLMWILSRYLDALSLGSATVSTMGVPVVALRYTVLIAVSLMTAVTVASVGAIGFVGLIVPHAVRMLNTPRHSSLIPLSALVGAITLVVADAIGRVLFAPQELPVGVITALIGVPMFFFILQRKH from the coding sequence ATGACGCTATCCCTCACTATGGGCTCTAGCTCCATGACGTTGGCGGAGTTCCGCGGCTACATTGACCCTGCTTATCCCCGCCCTTCAGAGTTGCGCACATCAATCTTGACGGAGTTGCGTATTCCCCGCGTTCTCATGGCAGCATTCGTCGGCGCCATTTTGGCCGTTTGCGGCGTAGTGATGCAAGCCATCACCCACAATGACTTGGCGGAGCCGTACTTGTTAGGAGTGTCCTCGGGGGCGTCAACGGGCGCTGTGGTGGCTATCCTGTTCTCCACGTGGCAGTACGGCATCATTGTGGGTGCCGGCATCGGCGCGCTGGTGTCGTTCCTACTACTAATGCTTTTGTTGCGTCACAGCGCAGCGGATGCCACCAAGGTGGTGCTTACTGGTGTACTCATCGGTTTCCTTTTTCAAGCTCTGACATCGCTAGTAGTAACAGCCTCGGGAAATGCTGAATCCACCCGCGGCATCATGTTCTGGTTGCTAGGCGTGCTCGGTGCAGCACGATGGCATACTCTTGCCGCAGTAATAGTCGTGGGCACGATCGGCATGGTGCTCATGTGGATACTCTCTCGATACCTTGACGCCTTGTCTTTGGGCTCCGCTACCGTCTCAACGATGGGCGTGCCTGTTGTTGCGCTCCGCTACACGGTGCTCATTGCAGTCTCGTTAATGACAGCAGTCACGGTTGCATCGGTTGGTGCCATCGGTTTCGTCGGGCTCATCGTTCCGCATGCGGTCCGTATGCTTAACACTCCACGGCACTCCAGCCTTATTCCTCTTTCCGCCTTAGTCGGTGCCATTACTCTGGTCGTGGCAGATGCGATCGGCCGCGTTCTTTTTGCCCCGCAGGAGCTTCCCGTCGGTGTGATTACCGCGCTGATTGGCGTGCCGATGTTCTTTTTCATCTTGCAGAGGAAACACTGA
- a CDS encoding ABC transporter ATP-binding protein, with translation MLEIKHLSSGFSGKTVLDDISFKVAAPSLVGLVGPNGSGKSTLLKAIAGVQPFKGTVVFSGKPLHSYPRTQRVRVLSYVAQHSDKDIPFTVREVVQLSRDAARAPFSPVTTEDKHIVDRALFHSSLEDIANERLTELSGGQIQRVMVARAMAQQASIMLLDEPTNHLDLHHQYTLMELLRHLSREHNTVIVLAIHDLALAARYCDRLLLIHDSHLVGDGHPSKVLDPATLATVFGVQGKLSTATDGVPLLHIKHALNS, from the coding sequence ATGCTCGAAATCAAACACCTAAGTTCCGGTTTCTCAGGCAAGACGGTCCTCGACGACATCTCTTTTAAGGTCGCGGCACCAAGCCTTGTGGGACTCGTGGGCCCAAATGGTAGTGGTAAGTCCACGCTGCTCAAGGCCATTGCTGGTGTGCAACCATTCAAGGGCACTGTGGTTTTTTCAGGCAAGCCCTTACACTCCTACCCCCGCACGCAGCGAGTTCGAGTCTTGTCTTACGTGGCACAACACTCCGACAAGGACATCCCATTTACTGTGCGTGAGGTAGTGCAACTTAGTCGCGACGCTGCTCGCGCTCCCTTTTCACCAGTCACGACGGAAGACAAGCATATTGTGGACCGAGCACTTTTTCACAGCAGTCTCGAAGACATTGCGAACGAGAGACTCACCGAACTTTCGGGAGGTCAGATTCAACGCGTCATGGTAGCGCGCGCTATGGCGCAGCAGGCGAGCATCATGCTGCTCGACGAACCCACCAATCACCTCGATCTCCACCACCAATACACGTTGATGGAACTTCTACGACATCTTTCCCGTGAGCACAATACAGTCATAGTCTTGGCGATCCATGACCTCGCTTTGGCAGCGCGCTACTGTGACCGTTTGTTGCTTATCCATGACAGCCACTTGGTCGGTGATGGGCACCCATCCAAGGTCCTCGACCCCGCCACGCTAGCCACTGTCTTTGGCGTACAAGGCAAACTAAGTACTGCAACGGATGGGGTGCCGCTACTTCATATCAAGCACGCGCTGAATTCTTAA
- a CDS encoding three-helix bundle dimerization domain-containing protein has translation MTFPNARRFDTLRQDLLADYGHQCSAEEINSFLDAAIERHEANATLDEFVPVMVEREVREHFGNHRIHVRFAAGNDNALAQAAVALTKKYAGSALLVDAAVTHPENEADSHMAHVLQERGIAEHPHRYLEDLRLLTIPDYIVYLGRDIPRDEAGKDIKIWDISRAKTVEETRELADDLGARVHYMLNRLGIEPISEDATVNV, from the coding sequence ATGACTTTCCCGAATGCCCGCCGGTTCGACACCCTGCGTCAAGATCTGCTTGCCGATTATGGCCACCAATGCAGCGCTGAGGAAATTAACTCCTTCCTGGATGCCGCCATTGAGCGCCACGAAGCTAACGCGACTCTCGATGAGTTCGTCCCCGTCATGGTGGAGCGCGAGGTGCGTGAGCACTTTGGTAACCACCGCATCCACGTCCGCTTTGCGGCCGGCAACGATAACGCCCTGGCCCAGGCCGCTGTAGCGCTGACGAAGAAGTACGCCGGCAGCGCCTTGCTTGTTGATGCCGCCGTTACTCACCCCGAGAACGAGGCCGATTCCCACATGGCTCACGTCCTCCAGGAGCGCGGCATAGCCGAGCACCCGCATCGTTACCTTGAGGACTTGCGCCTGCTGACGATCCCGGATTACATCGTGTACCTGGGCCGCGACATTCCGCGTGATGAGGCCGGCAAGGATATTAAGATCTGGGATATTTCCCGTGCTAAGACCGTTGAGGAAACCCGTGAGCTGGCCGATGACCTGGGTGCCCGCGTGCACTACATGCTCAACCGTCTGGGCATCGAGCCCATCTCGGAGGATGCTACCGTCAATGTCTGA